The Camelus ferus isolate YT-003-E chromosome 4, BCGSAC_Cfer_1.0, whole genome shotgun sequence genome has a segment encoding these proteins:
- the RAB14 gene encoding ras-related protein Rab-14: protein MATAPYNYSYIFKYIIIGDMGVGKSCLLHQFTEKKFMADCPHTIGVEFGTRIIEVSGQKIKLQIWDTAGQERFRAVTRSYYRGAAGALMVYDITRRSTYNHLSSWLTDARNLTNPNTVIILIGNKADLEAQRDVTYEEAKQFAEENGLLFLEASAKTGENVEDAFLEAAKKIYQNIQDGSLDLNAAESGVQHKPSAPQGGRLTSEPQPQREGCGC, encoded by the exons ATGGCAACTGCACCGTACAACTACTCttacatctttaaatatattattattg GGGACATGGGAGTAGGAAAATCTTGCTTGCTTCatcaatttacagaaaaaaagt TTATGGCTGACTGTCCTCACACAATTGGTGTTGAATTTGGTACAAGAATAATTGAAGTTAGTGGCCAAAAAATCAAACTGCAGATTTGGGATACAGCAGGACAGGAGAGGTTTAGGGCTGTCACACGAAGCTACTACAGAGGAGCTGCAGGAGCACTTATGGTGTATGATATCACTAG AAGAAGTACATACAATCACTTAAGCAGCTGGTTGACAGATGCAAGGAATCTCACCAATCCAAATACT GTAATAATTCTCATAGGaaataaagcagatttggaggcacagagagatgttACATATGAAGAAGCCAAACAGTTTGCTGAAGAAAATG gcttATTGTTCCTTGAAGCAAGTGCAAAAAC GGGAGAGAATGTAGAAGATGCTTTCCTTGAGGCTGCCAAGAAAATCTATCAGAACATTCAGGATGGAAGCTTGGATCTGAATGCTGCCGagtctggtgtacaacacaaacCTTCAGCTCCACAGGGAGGCCGGCTAACCAGTGAACCCCAACCCCAGAGAGAAGGCTGTGGCTGCTAG